The DNA sequence CTCGGTGCGCGAGCACGCCGAGGAGGTCGGCCTCATGCGCGCGGTCACCGACCATCTGGCGGGCATGACCGACCGCTACGCCGGCGACGAGTACCGCCGCCTCTTCGACCCCCACGCGCTGACGTGAGGAGGGGCTGGGGGCTAGGGTTTTGGCTTTCCCCAACCCCTAGCCCCTAGTTCAAGGGTTGCGCCACGCCGATCAGGTTGCCCGTCTGCGCGTCGCGAATCCAGGCCGCGCGCAGGTTCGGCCGCGCCACGCGCAGCATCAGCCAGGGGCTGGTAAGCGCCTGGGTGGTGATGTCGCCGGGACCCGGCTGGCGCTCTTCTAAGAGCAGGATGACATCGCCGCCCTCGAGCCGCAGGTCGCGCACGCTCACCCCGTAGCCGCCGCTCGGGCGCTGACCCAAGAAGACGGCGATCACGCTCTCGCGGCGAAAATCCAGCTCGGGCAGGCGGGGCGGGCTGAGCTGCGCGCCGTGAGCCCGGTTCCAGAGGGTCAAGAGGGCGTCCTGGCTCGTCACCACCCGGTAGTCGGCTTGGGCGCCCACCTCGGCGCCCAAGGTGGCCTGCTGGCCGCTAGCGAGCTCGTCCCAGCGGAGGTCCTGAACGGCGGGCTGAACGGCCGCCGGGTCGACCGGCACGCCCGTCTGGACGGCGAGCGAGGTCCGCAGGTATTCGTCTATTTGGGCGCCCGCGTACACCTGAGGCGGCGTCAGCGGCTCGAGCAGCACCGTGAGCACCACGGCTCCTCTGGGCTCGAGAAGGCGCTCGAGCATCTCCGCCTCGGCGGGGCTCAGCCGGCCGAGCCCGCGCAGGCCGTCGACCCGCGGCCGCGGCACCACCCGGGTGTCGAAGCCCGCCTCGGCCGAATCCAGGAGGTCGAACCAGAGCCGGCCGTCGTAGTAGACGACCGCCCCCGTGGCCCTTGCGGTGCGCACCAGCATGTCGGTGGACATGGCGGCGCGCTGCACCTCGCTGGGGGGGCTCAAAGGCCGCATCTCCTGGGCGCGGTTGGGCCGGCCGTTGACCAAGAGGGCGCCGGGCACGGCCAGCGGGTCCTCGCTCGGCCCGTCGCTCAACACCAAGCGCCGCTCGCCGCTGGTGACCTCGCCGGGCGCGCCGTAAAAGTAGCTGTAGCGAAAAGGGCTGTCGCCGCCTACAAGCTCGATCTCGTGGAGCCGCAAGGTCTGCTCGGCTCCCGGCAGGCAGCCCGCCAGCAAGAGCAGGGCGACAAGAATGAAATAGCGCACGCATCCTCCTTCATCTCAAACCACTCCCAAACAACGGCCACAGTCCTGCTTCGGCGCGCTCCCGGCGCGCTTGCGCCGGGTTGGCAGGGGAAACGCTCTATGCTATCAAACTAAGGGCGACCACGAGCAAAATAAGGGCAACCATGAGGGCGGGTGACGGTCCCTTCATCGTCTCTTTGTTCGTCGTTCGTCCGCCGCCGCAGGCTGCGCGGCGCCGGCCAAAGCAGGACAAGCCGACAAGCTCGCCTGGTAGACTTACCGGATGCCGCCAGGCCCTCCCCGCAAGCTCCTCGTCGTGTCGGCCTCGATCGGCGGCGGCCACGTCGCGGCGGGCCGCGCCCTCGAGCAGGCCGCCAGGGAGCGGGGGATCGTCTGTGAGCACGTGGACCTGCTCGACTACACCACCCCGGCCTTTCGCCGCATCTACCGCCATGTCTACTTCGACCTGGTGAAGAGCGCGCCAAACTTCGTCGACTGGCTCGGCAAGCGCTTAGACCGCCTGCCGCAGCCGGGCGCCTCGCGCCAGGTCCGCATCATGACCCGGCTCACCCGCGGCCTTACCCGGCTCGTCTCTTATCGGCTCCCCCGGCACATCCGCCGCTACGAACCGGACGCGCTCGTGCACACCCACTTCCTGCCGCCGCAGATCCTAGCGCGGCTCGGGAGCAGGCCGCACGTGCCGCAGAGCGTGGTTCTCACCGACTACGCCGCCCACCGCCTGTGGCTGCAGCCTGACATAAGCCGCTACTTCGTCGCCACCGAGCAGATATGCGCGCACCTCCTCTCGACGGGTATTCCAGCGGCGCAAGTCGAGGTGACGGGCATCCCCATCGACCTGCGCTACGCTTCCCTGCCGGGGCGGGCCGAGGCGAGGGCAACGCTCGAGCTCCCAGGGCGCGACACCCTGCTACTCATGGCTAGCGGCCTCGACGAGGGGACCTTGCGGCACATCCTGAGAGAGCTCATGACCTTGCGCCGGCCGCTCCAGGTGGTGGTCATCTGCGGCCGCAGCCCGCCCAACGAGGACCTGGTCAAGCGCGAGCTCGAGGGCTACGACGGGCTCATGCGCTTCAAGGTGCTCGGCTTCACGACCGACGTGCCCCTCTACTTGGCGGCCGCCGACCTCTTGCTGGGCAAGCCCGGCGGCCTGACCACCAGCGAAGCACTGGCCGCCGGCTTGCCCTTTGCCATCGTCCAGCCCTACCCCATCCAAGAAGAAGCCAACGCCAACCACCTCTTGGAAGGCGGCGCGGGCCTGCGCGTCGAGCCGCTGGCCGTCTTGGCACACAAGCTGAAGAGCTTTTTCGACGACCCGGCGCGCCAGGCGGCGATGCGCGAGGCCGCTAGGCGCGGCGGCAAACCAGGGGCAGCCAGAGACGTCATCGAGTCGCTCGTCTCGAGGCCGCTCTAGCGCGCCGGTTCATCCGCGCACCCAAAAGGCATGACAGCCGATTTCAGACCAGGAGCCGCGCCACCAGCAGGTCCTCCACGGCCAGCCCCACCGATTTGAAGAGGGTGATGTCCTCGTCGCGCTCGCGTCCTGCCTGGCCGGTGACCAGGGCCGCCAAGTCGGCCCTAACCTCCTCGAAGGACCAGCCCTGCGCCGCCGCCTGGATAAGGTCGCCCGCCTCCGCTCTGGCGGCCTCTCTATCATCGACGAAAACGCGGGCACGCTTCACGGCGTCCGCGTCCACCTCGCACATAGCGGACGAAAAGGCGCCGACGAGGTCGAGATGCTGGCCGTCCCGAAGCTGCGCGCCGCGGATGATGGGTTCCTTGGCCGTGGTCGCGAAACTGATCACGTCGGCCACGTCAACAGCGGCCTCGAGCTCGTCCACAGCGCGCACCAGCGCCACCGCGCCGACGCGCCCGCGGATCGCCGCGGCCGTCCTCTCCGCCTTGGCCCGGTCGCGGCCCCAGACCATCACCTCGGCGTAAGCCCGCACCTGGAGGTGCGCCTCGGCGAGCCAGGGCGCGAGCGAGCCCGTGCCGACGACGAGCAGGCTCTGGGCCGCCTCGGGCGCCAAAGAGCGCGCCGCTAGGGCGGAGGCCGCCGCCGTGCGGATACGGGTGAGCGCGGTCGCCGCGCAGGCCAGCACCGGGGTGCCGTTTGGGCCCATGAGGGTGTACCAGGCCTGGACGGTGGGCAGGCCGCGCCCCTGGTTTTCCGGCAGCACCGAGACCTGCTTGACGCCGAACCAGCCGCGCGCGTCGGCGCAGGGCATGGTCAACAAGGCGCCGCCGCCGCTGGCAGAAAGCGCCACGCGTTCCGGCAGGGCAAAACTCGAGGGCGCCTGAGCGCGGAGGCGAAAGCCCGCCTCGAGCGCCCCCATTACCTCGGGCCAGTGGAGCCGCTCGGCCACCTCTGCATCGGAAAGGACCATCATAGCCATAGCTTATCCCCCTGCCTCCAACCTTTCCAGTCTGGGCGCCAGAGGCGGAGTCACCTCCTTTGGACACAGCGGCTCAAGTTATACAAGTGCCTTTTCAAGCGCCGCTTTTGCGCTTGAAAAGTGCGCGTGTTCCGAGCAAAGCGAGAAGGGGGTTCGCGCATACCCTTAGACGCATTCGGTTTGCGACACTTTGAAGGGCAATTTGGTATTAGACCGGCTTTAGAAACACCGGCTTTAGAAACACCGCAAACAAATGTAGCCAATGTGACGGTTGGGGCGAAGTCGTAGCGGGGGTCTGCTACCTTGAGGCGTATGAAAGAAGACTTCAGCGCCTCTGAAACCGTCAGCTCGGTCCTCTCGGACGCGATCGAAACGCTCTACCGGGTGCGCGTGGCCGGCCTGGGGCAGGAGGGAGCCGCGGCCACCGAGGAGTTCCGTCAGGCCTACCGGGAGAGAGACCGCTTCAAGATTCGCTTTTTAAGGGCGCTGCTCGGCAACCGCGAGGTCACGCCGCCCAGGTCGGACTAGGCACGGTCACTCAAGCACGGTCACTCAGGCGCGGGCCTTCGCCCCAGGCGAGCTTGTGGCGCAGGACCTCGAAGTAGCTGCGCCGGCCGGACGACACCAGCACGAAGTCGGTGGGCGCCGCCGAGACCCGAAAGCGGTCGCCCTCGCCCACCGCGAGGCGCTCCTGGCCGTCGAAGACCAGCGCCAGCTCGCGGATAGGGCTCCTTACCGCAAAGGACACCACCCCGGACCCTTCGATGACGATGGCGCGGTTGGTGAGCGCGTGCGGCGCGATCGGGGTGATCGCAAAGGCGCGCAGGCCCGGCGCCAGGATGGGGCCGCCCAGCGACAGCGAGTAGCTCGTCGAGCCCACCGGCGTCGATACGACGACGCCGTCGGCCCGGTACTGCGCGGCGTGCTGGCCGTTCACGGCCATGTCGATGCTGATGAGGCGCGTCATCACCCCCTGCGAGACCATCATGTCGTTGAGGGCGTAGCGGGTGGTCTTGCGGCCGTCCTCGAGGCAGACCTGGAGCATC is a window from the Deinococcota bacterium genome containing:
- a CDS encoding glycosyltransferase; amino-acid sequence: MPPGPPRKLLVVSASIGGGHVAAGRALEQAARERGIVCEHVDLLDYTTPAFRRIYRHVYFDLVKSAPNFVDWLGKRLDRLPQPGASRQVRIMTRLTRGLTRLVSYRLPRHIRRYEPDALVHTHFLPPQILARLGSRPHVPQSVVLTDYAAHRLWLQPDISRYFVATEQICAHLLSTGIPAAQVEVTGIPIDLRYASLPGRAEARATLELPGRDTLLLMASGLDEGTLRHILRELMTLRRPLQVVVICGRSPPNEDLVKRELEGYDGLMRFKVLGFTTDVPLYLAAADLLLGKPGGLTTSEALAAGLPFAIVQPYPIQEEANANHLLEGGAGLRVEPLAVLAHKLKSFFDDPARQAAMREAARRGGKPGAARDVIESLVSRPL
- a CDS encoding protease complex subunit PrcB family protein; the encoded protein is MRYFILVALLLLAGCLPGAEQTLRLHEIELVGGDSPFRYSYFYGAPGEVTSGERRLVLSDGPSEDPLAVPGALLVNGRPNRAQEMRPLSPPSEVQRAAMSTDMLVRTARATGAVVYYDGRLWFDLLDSAEAGFDTRVVPRPRVDGLRGLGRLSPAEAEMLERLLEPRGAVVLTVLLEPLTPPQVYAGAQIDEYLRTSLAVQTGVPVDPAAVQPAVQDLRWDELASGQQATLGAEVGAQADYRVVTSQDALLTLWNRAHGAQLSPPRLPELDFRRESVIAVFLGQRPSGGYGVSVRDLRLEGGDVILLLEERQPGPGDITTQALTSPWLMLRVARPNLRAAWIRDAQTGNLIGVAQPLN
- a CDS encoding NAD(+)/NADH kinase encodes the protein MLEPFTTPAARLRRVVVTSTRYKPAAHPLAQEIAARLSSLGAAVTLDLAGSLALAREVPEAELVVAVGGDGTLLATARRLVGTSVPTLGVNLGKLGFLVEHSPEEVMAYLAGEPPEGWRLEPKMMLQVCLEDGRKTTRYALNDMMVSQGVMTRLISIDMAVNGQHAAQYRADGVVVSTPVGSTSYSLSLGGPILAPGLRAFAITPIAPHALTNRAIVIEGSGVVSFAVRSPIRELALVFDGQERLAVGEGDRFRVSAAPTDFVLVSSGRRSYFEVLRHKLAWGEGPRLSDRA
- a CDS encoding ornithine cyclodeaminase family protein (catalyzes the formation of L-proline from L-ornithine), with product MMVLSDAEVAERLHWPEVMGALEAGFRLRAQAPSSFALPERVALSASGGGALLTMPCADARGWFGVKQVSVLPENQGRGLPTVQAWYTLMGPNGTPVLACAATALTRIRTAAASALAARSLAPEAAQSLLVVGTGSLAPWLAEAHLQVRAYAEVMVWGRDRAKAERTAAAIRGRVGAVALVRAVDELEAAVDVADVISFATTAKEPIIRGAQLRDGQHLDLVGAFSSAMCEVDADAVKRARVFVDDREAARAEAGDLIQAAAQGWSFEEVRADLAALVTGQAGRERDEDITLFKSVGLAVEDLLVARLLV
- a CDS encoding deoxyguanosinetriphosphate triphosphohydrolase (dGTPase family type 2 subfamily; presumably hydrolyzes dGTP to deoxyguanosine and triphosphate); this translates as SVREHAEEVGLMRAVTDHLAGMTDRYAGDEYRRLFDPHALT